A genomic window from Fusarium verticillioides 7600 chromosome 5, whole genome shotgun sequence includes:
- a CDS encoding mitotic spindle assembly checkpoint protein MAD2 gives MSSKEASKSKDKDKSKVHKLSLKGSARLVAEFFQYSIHSILFQRGVYPAEDFTVVKKYGLNMLVSADDQVKAYIKKIMSQLDKWMVGGKISKLVIVITDKDTGEHVERWQFDVQIFQPVKKSKSSKSSSKDQENAAPAGSAPTAPEKTETEIQAEIAAIFRQITASVTFLPQLSGDCTFNVLVYADADSEVPVEWGDSDAKEIENGEKVQLRGFSTANHRVDTLVSYRFTD, from the exons ATGTCGTCAAAGGAAGCTTCTAAGAGTAAGGACAAGGATAAGTCCAAGGTCCATAAGCTCTCCCTCAAGGGTAGCGCTCGTCTTGTCGCTGAATTT TTTCAATATTCTATTCACAGCATTCT CTTCCAACGAGGTGTCTATCCTGCCGAGGACTTTACAGT CGTCAAGAAATATGGCCTCAACATGCTGG TCTCGGCCGATGACCAAGTAAAAGCCTACATCAAAAAGATCATGTCCCAGCTCGACAAATGGATGGTCGGCGGcaagatctccaagctcgtcatcgtcatcacaGACAAAGACACAGGCGAGCACGTCGAGCGCTGGCAATTCGAC GTCCAAATCTTTCAACCCGTCAAGAAATCCAAGTCctccaaatcctcctccaaaGACCAAGAAAACGCCGCTCCCGCTGGCTCCGCGCCCACAGCCCCCGAAaagacagaaacagagatTCAAGCCGAAATCGCAGCTATTTTCCGACAAATCACCGCTTCTGTTACGTTTCTGCCTCAGCTCAGCGGCGATTGCACATTTAACGTCCTCGTTTACGCTGATGCGGATAGTGAGGTCCCTGTTGAGTGGGGTGATTCGGATGcgaaggagattgagaatggAGAAAAGGTGCAACTGAGGGGGTTCAGCACGGCGAATCACCGTGTTGATACTTTGGTCAGCTATCGATTTACCGATTAA
- a CDS encoding oligosaccharidyl-lipid flippase family protein, which translates to MSPSTEKESPPAPSMIKGASLLIILQLASRLITFIANQLLLRYLTAPLLGLSTQLEVYYLSVLFFARESLRVAIQRRDSGSQAKEESQAVVNLGYLAIGLGSFVSLGLGWMYLAYANEITLATPYLVESLYLYGFAAMVELLSEPCFVLMQTRLQFGTRAAAESIATFLRCIVVFGSAVWASKHNDIGVLPFALGQISYGVSLLLVYLISGYRLASSIGFSLLPKTITSKDNRFWASMFDRSTIGLAGSMMAQSVVKHLLTQGDTFLISFLASASVQGAYALANNYGSLLARLLFQPVEESSRSYFSRLLSSVTPVKQGGKPVQEVTEAKQNLQTLLRLYILLTSVIISLGPFAAPPLLAIVAGKQWAGSGAGDVLAAYCFYIPFMGLNGLTESFVASVATEAEVHIQSVWMGAFSVIFAVSAFLFMRIYPLGAIGLVLANIINMGCRIIWSGAFIKRFFKRHGTDFKIKSLIPESTLGVSIATAILLRQLKVVDNADQPIKSLVKIAGSAIPLLLLILVLERHFILECLNSVRGRNAAKQ; encoded by the exons ATGTCTCCCTCCACTGAAAAAGAAAGCCCTCCGGCGCCCTCAATGATCAAAGGCgcctccctcctcatcatcctccagcTCGCCTCCCGCCTCATAACGTTCATCGCCAACCAACTCCTCCTGCGGTATCTCACAGCACCGCTTCTAGGTCTTTCAACTCAACTTGAGGTGTACTACCTCTCAGTTCTCTTCTTTGCACGCGAAAGTCTTCGTGTTGCTATTCAACGACGAGACTCAGGATCGCAGGCTAAAGAGGAGAGTCAAGCTGTGGTGAATCTGGGATATCTCGCCATTGGACTGGGAAGCTTTGTCAGTCTTGGGTTGGGGTGGATGTATCTTGCGTATGCGAATGAGATTACGCTTGCTACGCCGTATTTGGTTGAATCGCTGTATCTTTATGGGTTTGCGGCTATGGTGGAGTTGTTGTCGGAACCGTGTTTTGTTCTCATGCAGACGAGGCTGCAGTTTGGGACacgagctgctgctgagtcgATTGCTACATTTCTGAGATGTATCGTTGTGTTTGGTTCTGCTGTCTGGGCATCCAAGCACAATGATATCGGGGTCCTGCCTTTTGCCCTTGGACAGATCTCCTATGGTGTCTCACTACTCCTCGTCTACCTAATCTCGGGATATCGTCTCGCCTCATCAATCGGCTTCTCACTGCTTCCCAAAACAATCACCTCAAAGGACAATCGCTTCTGGGCCTCCATGTTTGATCGGTCAACGATCGGTCTCGCAGGGAGCATGATGGCCCAGAGCGTGGTCAAGCACCTCCTCACCCAAGGCGACACATTCCTCATCTCCTTTCTCGCATCCGCCAGCGTCCAAGGCGCATACGCTCTCGCAAACAACTACGGAAGTCTCCTTGCccgtcttctcttccaaccCGTTGAAGAGAGTAGCCGAAGTTACTTCTCTCGCTTGCTGTCATCTGTAACACCTGTCAAACAAGGCGGCAAGCCAGTTCAGGAAGTGACAGAAGCGAAGCAGAACCTGCAAACTCTTCTTCGCCTGTACATTCTTTTGACTTCAgtcatcatcagtcttggGCCTTTTGCTGCTCCGCCTCTTCTGGCTATTGTGGCAGGTAAGCAGTGGGCTGGCTCAGGGGCAGGTGATGTGCTTGCAGCGTACTGTTTCTACATTCCCTTCATGGGTCTTAACGGTCTCACAGAATCGTTCGTGGCGTCAGTCGCTACTGAAGCCGAAGTCCACATCCAGTCCGTTTGGATGGGCGCATTCTCTGTCATCTTCGCCGTATCAGCTTTCCTCTTCATGAGAATCTACCCTCTTGGTGCAATCGGACTCGTGCtagccaacatcatcaacatgggGTGTCGCATCATCTGGAGCGGAGCATTCATCAAGCGTTTCTTCAAAAGGCACGGAAccgacttcaagatcaaatcACTTATTCCCGAGAGCACACTCGGCGTCTCAATCGCTACAGCTATCCTCCTCAGGCAACTAAAAGTCGTAGACAACGCAGATCAACCGATCAAATCTCTCGTCAAGATCGCTGGCTCCGCTATCCCATTATTGCTTCTAAT CCTGGTCCTCGAGCGCCATTTTATCCTCGAGTGTCTAAACTCGGTCCGCGGTCGCAATGCCGCAAAACAATAG
- a CDS encoding ATP-dependent RNA helicase DBP3, translating into MAATKHLLADSEDAVVDRPSKKTKVTDDEKARLKKERKDKKKDKKRKTEKQETLADEAGDSEAERAERKKAKKEKKKAKKAKAAEESAETTEAVEEAPKEKKAKKEKKAKVAYESSDDGSSDAAYVQTASLSNVPQAQIDEFLSKNQITITDPKTETVTLRPVLEFHQLPATNLLEKKPSPFANYKAPTPIQSASWPFTLSGRDVIGVAETGSGKTMAFALPCVEAVSEIKYKGTKAVVVSPTRELAMQTYEQMASVAALNKLKCVCLYGGASKDDQRNQLRCGADIIVATPGRLKDFMSDGTVDLSQVTFAVLDEADRMLDKGFEEDIKQILGACLPREKRQTLMFTATWPQSVQSLASSFMVSPVKIAIGSGGKETADGSVELQANTRITQRVEVLDPREKEHRLFQLLKEHQQGKQKNDRILVFCLYKKEATRVENTLARKGIRVGGIHGDLRQEQRTRSLEAFKSGATPVLVATDVAARGLDIPEVKLVINVTFPLTIEDYVHRIGRTGRAGKTGEAITFFTVEDKSHSGSLVNILRGANQPVPEDLLKFGTTVKKKTHDMYGAFFKDVDMNAKSTKITFD; encoded by the exons atggctgcTACAAAGCATCTCCTCGCTGATAGCGAGGATGCCGTCGTCGACCGACcctccaagaagaccaaggtcaccgacgacgagaaggcTCGTCTAAAGAAGGAgcgcaaggacaagaagaaggacaagaagcgTAAGACTGAAAAGCAGGAGACTCTTGCTGATGAGGCTGGCGATTCTGAAGCCGAGCGTGCTGAGCGCAAGAAGGCtaagaaggaaaagaagaaggccaagaaggcaaaggccGCTGAGGAGTCTGCTGAGACTACTgaagctgtcgaggaggCACctaaggagaagaaggctaagaaggagaagaaggccaaggtcgCTTATGAATCTTCTGACGACGGATCTTCTGATGCTGCTTACGTCCAGACCGCAAGCCTCTCCAACGTTCCTCAAGCCCAGATTGACGAATTCCTCTCCAAGAACCAgatcaccatcaccgaccccaagaccgagaccgtCACTCTTCGCCCCGTTCTGGAATTCCACCAACTCCCCGCCACAAacctcctcgagaagaagccctcgCCATTCGCCAACTACAAGGCCCCTACACCTATCCAGTCCGCTTCATGGCCCTTCACTCTCTCTGGACGCGATGTCATCGGTGTCGCTGAGACAGGATCAGGAAAGACCATGGCTTTCGCTCTTCCCtgtgttgaggctgtttCTGAAATCAAGTACAAGGGCACCAAGGCCGTTGTTGTTTCGCCTACACGAGAACTTGCCATGCAGACCTATGAGCAGATGGCTTCCGTGGCTGCgctgaacaagctcaagtgTGTGTGTCTGTACGGTGGCGCTTCCAAGGATGATCAGCGAAACCAACTCCGATGTGGCGCTGACATCATTGTCGCTACCCCTGGTCGTCTTAAAGACTTCATGTCTGATGGAACCGTTGATCTTAGCCAAGTTACTTTCGCCGTTCTCGACGAGGCCGATCGTATGCTTGATAAGGGTTTCGAGGAGGATATTAAGCAGATCTTGGGTGCCTGCCTTCCTCGCGAGAAGCGTCAGACACTCATGTTTACAGCTACATGGCCGCAGTCCGTCCAGTCCCTCGCCTCTTCCTTCATGGTCAGCCCTGTAAAGATTGCCATTGGATCTGGCGGTAAGGAGACAGCCGATGGATCTGTTGAGTTGCAAGCCAACACAAGAATCACACAGCGagtcgaggttcttgaccCCAGAGAGAAGGAGCACCGTCTGttccagcttctgaaggagCACCAGCAGGGTAAGCAGAAGAATGACCGTATCTTGGTCTTCTGTCTGtacaagaaggaggctacACGTGTGGAGAATACCTTGGCCCGCAAGGGTATTCGTGTTGGTGGTATTCACGGTGATCTGCGACAGGAGCAGCGAACAAGGAGTCTTGAGGCTTTCAAGTCTGGAGCCACTCCTGTTCTTGTTGCTACGGATGTCGCTGCTCGTGGTCTTGATATCCCCGAGGTTAAGCTTGTTATCAACGTTACA TTTCCCTTGACCATTGAGGATTACGTCCACCGCATTGGCCGAACTGGCCGTGCCGGCAAGACTGGTGAGGCTATCACCTTCTTTACCGTTGAGGATAAGTCGCACTCCGGCTC GCTTGTCAACATTCTTCGAGGTGCCAACCAGCCCGTACCCgaagatcttctcaagttcgGTACCACCGTTAAGAAGAAGACTCACGACATGTACGGCGCTTTCTTCAAGGATGTCGACATGAACGCCAAGTCGACCAAGATCACATTTGATTAA